The window AGAGACCCGGCTGGACCAGTTGCGAACGGTCCTTCCCCGAATCGATTGGGCCGAGGGTGAGCCGAAGCTTTCCGACGATGGATTACCCGTCCCCGAGTAGTCTCTGCTCGGTCGCTCGACGAGTGAGCGGGAGGGGACGCTTCACGAGTGATGTGGCCAGCAGTTGCTGACATTGAATCGCATCAGCGCTTCACTACCTCATGAGTGGGGTGGGCGCAGTACGTTCAAACCTGTTGCTATCCAATAGACGACACGAATGGTCTCCCAGGCCGAGATCGACCGGCTTCGTCTCGAGGCCGATACCATCATGACTCGCTACGAGGCGGTCCGGGAGGCGCTGGAGACGGCCCGTACCGAGTCTGGTGACCACTGGGAGGACGGCGAGTTGGACGTGACACTCCAGACGCCCCACGGTGAGCCAATCGAGCTCACGCTCGATCTCGACGCCGATCCGTCGAGCAACGCTCAGCAGCGATACGAACGGGCGTCGGAGCTGGAAGCCGAACTGGAACGCAAGCAGGCCGTCGTGGGACAACTGGCGCCGATGCCCGCGGAGCCGGTTGCGTACCTGCTCCTGTATCATCTCGATACCGTCGAGGGGAACTACCCACGCTCGATGGCCGGGCATCTCGACGCCGAGCGTGGACAGGTCGAGGACCTGTGTGAGGAGCTAGAGCGCGTGGGGTTCCTGGAGCGCCTCGAATCTGGGACCGTCAAGCAGCGGCGGGCGAAGGCCAAGCAGAGCGACGAGGTCCGACAGCATCACACCTACTACCGCCTCTCCCGGGAGGGTGACCACCTGCTACGCTTCCTCGAGGAACGGGAGGGGAAGCTGAACGTGTTGCGGCATCTCCCCGACGGGCAGACCATCGTTCGCCGGTTAGCTCGTGGGGGGCCTGATTACGCGCGGATGACGGCGAACGAGTTGGGGATGGCGTTCGAGTACGTCCGGCACTGCTACCGGGCGCTTCGCCGCGTCGGGCTCGTCACCGAGTACGAGGGGGGCACGATCAAGGCGAGCGAGCGGAAACTGAAGCCGAAGGACGAGACCCATCGGAAGCACACCTACTACGTGGCGACCGACATCGCCGATACGTTGCTGCGGGAGCTAGATGAGTAATCGGCAGGGCGATGTCATTCCATCTCTGAGCCCCTTTCGTGATGTCACCTGTTCTGACTCTGCCGAACTCAATCATACTTGACAGTATCTGGGTGCTAAATATAGAGGATGGGCTCAGCAGAGGTGATTGTGTTTGCCTCAGTGAAGTGAACTGCGTTGATTGTCTCTTTTCAGCAGTTGAGGGCCTGGTCTTGGTGTAACTCCAGACGGACTGTGGGGACAAATAGCCAGTCACCCTTGACAAGCGGTAATTCTGGAGAAGGAACGAACTCTGATAGCGAGTTATGCACCAGCACCGTTCCGTCTCCTACATCCAACAGATACGAGTCCTCTGTATCCCCCACGCCGACCGACGCACCAATTTTCTCAATTCGCCCGTAGAGGTCGTAATTCCACTTCGTTGGTGGAGAATTGGCTGCTTCGATTCGAGCTTTGTTCGCAGAGATACGCTCTACGCCCTCTCGCGGATACGCCAGAACACAGACTCGTTCGATGTTCGGCCTGACCCACGAGATGTGGAAGTGATCTGCCTCATAAAGGTGGATGGTCTGACCGGAAGGAACGTTGACCGTGACGGTGTAGGAGCCCTCGCCATCTTTGGAAACATCCACCGAACGGACGTGAAGGCCAGCGAGCATCTCGTAACTGCGTATCCGTGCCTCTACGCTTTAATTTGCTCCCTCAACTACCTCACTGGAACTTCACAAGGGGCTCGGTTATCTCTGACTGCTGCATTCGCGCCCTGTATGCAGCACGACCGCTGGAACCTGTCATCGATGTAGCGGCTCAACAACTTTCTGTTCGGCAGACCGATTTGTGAACCGGCGTCGTAATCCTCCGTACGGCCGAGAATGGGAGCCGCTGGCCCGCTTACCTATATCAGGACACCACCGGTATGAACGAAGGACGCGAACACGAGGGTGTTTACCGGAGTCCGGTTCCGTGGTGTTGACCAGCTACCGGGGCAGCGGACTTTTGCTGCGGCTCCCTCTAGACCTGCTCATGGAGGTCGTCGTCTACGGGTCGCTCCGCTCGGCTACCGGATCGAAGGAGGTCACGCTCTCGCCGACGGAGCAGACCGTCGCGGGCGTCATCGAAGCACTCTGCGATGCGTATCCACGGGCGGAGTCGCATCTGGTCGACGATGAGGATGCGCTCCGTCCCAGCGTTCGTGTCGCTGTCGACGGCGAGACCGCCGACATGGATAGGTCCTGTCCGCCGGACGCCAAAATCGAGATTTTCCCCGCGATGCGGGGCGGCTGAGCTACAGGCCGTACTGGGCGCGGACCGTCTCGGCCAGGCCGACCGCTTCGAGTCTCTCCATCGGCGCGAGCATCGACAGCTGCACGACCCCTGGTAGCCGGGCGATCTCGACGCCGCCGGTGAACGTACACCGGCCACGGACCTCGCCCTCGGTCATGTCGAGCAGGTCGCCGGCCCGGTCGAAGGCGTTCTCCGTTGCCTCGTTGATCGTCGCCCCGGACCCGATTACCTGAATCGGCGCAGCATCGGCGAGGTCGTCGACATCGTACTCATCGGCGACGACCTGCCCGGCCTCGCGCTCGGCGTCCGTGTACGGTTGTGCGATGTGGGGCAGGTCCTCCTCGTTGGGCAGGAGGAGCGGCCCGCCCAGGTCGAGGTCCTTGATGACCTCCACCTCCAGCTCGGTCCGGCCGCTCACGTCGGTCGTGTGGAGCGAGAGCTCACCGTCCCCCTGGTTGGCGTGCAGGTCGCCGACGTAGAGCCCGCCGCCCTCGATGCGGACCGGACAGATGAGCGTCGCCCCCGGACGGACATCGTTGGAGTCGAGGTGGCCGTCGGTCCGTGCTTCGAGGGCTGCCTCGTCAGGTAGGCCCCAGTCGTGCTCGGCGCCGATGAGGAACTGGCCGAAGTCGCCGGCGTTATGCGAGTCCGGGAACTCCCGGGCCGGCGTCGTCCCGATGTTGCCGATGAACGGCCGAAGCCGGCCGAGCGTGCCCGGAATCTCGTCAGCGTCGGGGCCGTACAGGAGGATGGGATGCTGCCGGGAGTTCTCCGGGAGTGCCATCGCCTCATCAGCGTTGTTCGCGAGCTGGTCGGCTCCCTCGGGCCCGACGGTCACGCCGACGGTCCGGTCGTCATCGAACGCGACGGTGTAGCCGAACTCGAAGCCGAACGAGGAGGCGTTCGCCCCGCACTCCGCACAGCGGATAGCCTCCTCGCCGATGCCTTCGACGACGCTCTCGGGCCACTCGGCACCACACTCCGGGCAGACGTGATCGACGAACGGGTCGTCTCCGAACGCCTCCTCTCGCTCGCGCATACTCCCGGTGCTGGTGGCGACGCTCGTCACCTCGACGTCCTTGATCCGGACGACGAGGGCGTCACCCGGCTCGGCGTTCTCGACCCGGATCGGCCGTGTCACCTCGTGGCCGCCACGGAACTTCGGTGTGATCATCGGTCCCCAGCAGGCCGGTGGCGTGTGGGTCCGCACGGTTCCGCCGTCGGCGACCGTCCCGGCCCATTCCTGCTCGGGTCCGACCAGCCCGAGGGTGAACGCGTCGACCTCGAGTTCCTGTTGGATCTGTTGGGACATACGTGTGGCAGTACGTAGCATGATGGCATAAATCTCGACCCCGTTGGCGTTGGTTTCCGGCGGCCGGCGTGTGTTCCGGATAGCCGATGGTTTATCCTGTTGCCAGCCGACGGACGGAGTAACCGTGGCGAACGTCGACCAGCCAGGAGGTGGGGACGTTGACCTCCCGGACGGCACCTGGTCCGTCGCCGAACTCAACGAGGAGATCACGACCATCCTCGAGGCGTCGAATGACCGCCTCCCGACCTACGTCGTCGGCGAGGTGTCCGACGTGAGCCACTACGACTTCGGGACGTTCTTCGACCTCCGAGATCTCGACGGGGAGGCTCTCATCTCCTGTCTGGCGTGGTCATACGCTATCGACGGCTTCGACCACGACCTCGAGGCGGGCACGTCGGCGGTCGTCCAGGCGTCGGTCGAGTACCACGCCGAGAAAGGCAATATGCAGCTCATGGTCAGCGACTACTGGCCGCTTGGCGAGAGCGCCCGGGTGCAGGAACTCGAGGCGTTGCGGGCGGCGCTCGACGAGGAGGGACTGTTGGATGCTGACCGGAAGCGGGAAGTGCCCGCGTATCCCCGAACGGTCGGCGTCGTTACCTCGCTGTCGGGGTCGGCGCGTGAGGACGTCTGTTCGGCCATCCACGACCGGGCGCCCGGTGTGGACGTGAAGCTCTGTGGGGCGACCGTGCAGGGTGAGAACGCGGTGTCCTCGGTCATCGGCGCAGTCGAGCACCTAGACCGTGACCCGACGGTGGACGTGCTGATCGTGACCCGTGGTGGGGGCGCCGATGCGGATCTCTGGTGTTTCAACGCTGAGCCGCTTGTCCGCCGGCTCGGGGACTGCCGGACGCCCGTGGTTGCGGCTATCGGCCACGAGGACGACCGGACGCTGGCCGACGACGTGGCCGACGAGCGGTGCATGACGCCGACCGACGCGGGTGTGAACGCGGTGCCCGACATGGCGGTCGTTCGGCGTGGCATCGGTGACCTGGAGCGACGCATCGACGACGCGTATCGCGGGTTCGTCGACGGGCGGCTGGAGGAGTTGGACCGGCGGGTGGCGACGGCCCACGAATCGCTCCAGCAGACCGTGGCGACGCAGCGAGCGGAGCGTCGGGGGCAGTTGCAGCGCGCCTCGGCGCTGGAGGCCCGTATCCACGGGGCGTACGCGTCGCTGGTGGCCGACCGGCTCGATGGGTTGGAACAACGACTGGATGGGGCCCTGCGTGACCTCGAGCACGCCGCCGAGACCGAGGCTGTGACTGCGCGGGCAGCCCGCGGTCGGGTGGCCGATCTGGAGGCGCGAATCGATGGGGCGTACGAGACTCGCGTCGAGCGTGAACTGGCCTCGCTGGAGACGCGCATCGAGAGCGCCTATCGGGAGCGGGAAGCGGATGCCCGTGTGGCGGCCGGGACCGCGGAGGCACGACGGCTGCGCGTGGTCGTGGCCGTGTTGCTGGCTGTACTGGTGATCGGTGGCGTGGTTGTGGCGGCCCTGTTGCTGGGGCTGGTGTGACTGCGGTATTCGATCAGTCGTAGTAACTCAGCCGCTCCACGACCTCACCGAACGCGACGGTCTGCTTGACGTCCGCGATCTCGATGCGGACGCGTTCGCCCTGTTCAGTGTCCGGGACGATGACGACGAACCCGCGCTCGACGCGAGTGATGCCGTCGCCCTGGTCACCGAGGTTCTCGATTTCTACTGTCAGTGTCTCTCCTTCCTCGACTGGCGGCTCGGGGTGGTCGCGGTCAGGGGATTCAGTCGGCTCCGGCTCGCTCTTGGTGTCGGCTGTCGTCTCGCTCTCGGTATCGGCGTCCGTCTCGAGGACGGCCACGCGATACGTCTCGTTCTCCGAGAGTGTGCCGAGCTGCAGCTCCTGTTCGGGAATCTCAACGTGGTAGCTCCCGCCCTGTTCGGTTATCTGCGCGGAAAACAGACATCGGAGTTGGTCCGAGATCTCCATCGAAACTCTCTGTAATCGCTCCCCCCCGAAACATTTGATTCTGCCGTCTTGCAGGCTCTACTGGCTGCTGATTCGTCATCTGATGGCGACGATTGTCTCTGATTCGTGGTTCGATGGTTCTGATTTTGCTGTCCGTCCGAGGGTTGAAGCCGACTCGTCAGCGTAGTCGGAGGTGATGAGTGCATCAGGGGACGCCGACGAGTGGGGCATCAGCGAGCGGATCGACCGGCTGGAAGCGATTGCCGAGACGCTCGAGGACGGGGAGATCGGGCTGGAACGAGCGAAGGAGTTGCGTGAAGAGGCCGACGAGCATCTGGACGTGCTCCGCGAGGAGCTGGATGTGGGTGATGGGGAGATCATCGAGATGGACGCCGAGGCAGTCGATGTCGATGGGGACG of the Haloglomus salinum genome contains:
- a CDS encoding DUF2250 domain-containing protein yields the protein MVSQAEIDRLRLEADTIMTRYEAVREALETARTESGDHWEDGELDVTLQTPHGEPIELTLDLDADPSSNAQQRYERASELEAELERKQAVVGQLAPMPAEPVAYLLLYHLDTVEGNYPRSMAGHLDAERGQVEDLCEELERVGFLERLESGTVKQRRAKAKQSDEVRQHHTYYRLSREGDHLLRFLEEREGKLNVLRHLPDGQTIVRRLARGGPDYARMTANELGMAFEYVRHCYRALRRVGLVTEYEGGTIKASERKLKPKDETHRKHTYYVATDIADTLLRELDE
- a CDS encoding ubiquitin-like small modifier protein 1: MEVVVYGSLRSATGSKEVTLSPTEQTVAGVIEALCDAYPRAESHLVDDEDALRPSVRVAVDGETADMDRSCPPDAKIEIFPAMRGG
- a CDS encoding acetamidase/formamidase family protein: MSQQIQQELEVDAFTLGLVGPEQEWAGTVADGGTVRTHTPPACWGPMITPKFRGGHEVTRPIRVENAEPGDALVVRIKDVEVTSVATSTGSMREREEAFGDDPFVDHVCPECGAEWPESVVEGIGEEAIRCAECGANASSFGFEFGYTVAFDDDRTVGVTVGPEGADQLANNADEAMALPENSRQHPILLYGPDADEIPGTLGRLRPFIGNIGTTPAREFPDSHNAGDFGQFLIGAEHDWGLPDEAALEARTDGHLDSNDVRPGATLICPVRIEGGGLYVGDLHANQGDGELSLHTTDVSGRTELEVEVIKDLDLGGPLLLPNEEDLPHIAQPYTDAEREAGQVVADEYDVDDLADAAPIQVIGSGATINEATENAFDRAGDLLDMTEGEVRGRCTFTGGVEIARLPGVVQLSMLAPMERLEAVGLAETVRAQYGL
- the xseA gene encoding exodeoxyribonuclease VII large subunit, with the translated sequence MANVDQPGGGDVDLPDGTWSVAELNEEITTILEASNDRLPTYVVGEVSDVSHYDFGTFFDLRDLDGEALISCLAWSYAIDGFDHDLEAGTSAVVQASVEYHAEKGNMQLMVSDYWPLGESARVQELEALRAALDEEGLLDADRKREVPAYPRTVGVVTSLSGSAREDVCSAIHDRAPGVDVKLCGATVQGENAVSSVIGAVEHLDRDPTVDVLIVTRGGGADADLWCFNAEPLVRRLGDCRTPVVAAIGHEDDRTLADDVADERCMTPTDAGVNAVPDMAVVRRGIGDLERRIDDAYRGFVDGRLEELDRRVATAHESLQQTVATQRAERRGQLQRASALEARIHGAYASLVADRLDGLEQRLDGALRDLEHAAETEAVTARAARGRVADLEARIDGAYETRVERELASLETRIESAYREREADARVAAGTAEARRLRVVVAVLLAVLVIGGVVVAALLLGLV
- a CDS encoding TRAM domain-containing protein — encoded protein: MEISDQLRCLFSAQITEQGGSYHVEIPEQELQLGTLSENETYRVAVLETDADTESETTADTKSEPEPTESPDRDHPEPPVEEGETLTVEIENLGDQGDGITRVERGFVVIVPDTEQGERVRIEIADVKQTVAFGEVVERLSYYD
- a CDS encoding exodeoxyribonuclease VII small subunit, whose product is MSASGDADEWGISERIDRLEAIAETLEDGEIGLERAKELREEADEHLDVLREELDVGDGEIIEMDAEAVDVDGDES